A portion of the Pedobacter cryoconitis genome contains these proteins:
- a CDS encoding RNA polymerase sigma-70 factor produces MEGEERAALSIIEFEVLFRKNHKFLCMVAMDYVHDPYIAEDVVQDFFISYWQRRDLVQLNTSFEAYARRAVKYKSIDYIRKTATTEKLNTRLTIIEEQAVLYQEQEDQELQHQRYIKIMEMIQSLPQERRNIFILHAMEKLSYTQIAEKQSISINTVKTQLRRAYTALRSKTLGLLMGIF; encoded by the coding sequence ATGGAGGGGGAAGAACGCGCCGCACTCAGTATTATTGAATTCGAAGTACTTTTTCGTAAGAATCATAAATTCTTGTGTATGGTGGCTATGGACTACGTTCATGATCCTTATATTGCTGAAGATGTAGTGCAGGATTTTTTCATCAGCTACTGGCAGAGACGGGATCTTGTACAGCTCAACACCAGCTTTGAGGCCTATGCCCGCAGGGCCGTAAAATATAAAAGTATCGACTATATCCGAAAAACCGCCACTACTGAAAAGCTCAATACGAGGCTGACAATAATCGAAGAACAAGCAGTGCTGTACCAAGAACAGGAAGACCAGGAACTTCAGCACCAGCGCTATATAAAAATCATGGAGATGATTCAGTCACTGCCACAGGAGCGCAGAAATATTTTTATACTCCATGCGATGGAAAAACTCAGCTATACTCAGATTGCTGAAAAACAAAGTATTTCCATCAACACTGTAAAAACCCAATTGCGGAGAGCTTATACCGCATTAAGAAGCAAAACTCTTGGTCTGCTAATGGGAATATTCTAG
- a CDS encoding universal stress protein: protein MKTILVPTDFSDAAHNASTYAFNLAKKLKTRLRLCNALYLPEKGNVF, encoded by the coding sequence ATGAAAACAATTTTAGTACCAACGGATTTTTCAGATGCCGCTCATAACGCGTCTACTTACGCTTTTAACTTAGCAAAGAAGCTGAAAACCAGACTCAGGTTGTGTAATGCGCTATATTTGCCTGAAAAGGGTAATGTATTCTAG
- a CDS encoding universal stress protein has product MKKILVPTDFSIPAENAAQYAVKLAKSLNADILLCNAIKVPSETPIAAQVAWPLMDYSTLKEEATTELDTLVEKLCNTSGLDEEENVCPRIACESNKGTVHEVVGKLVKEREIDLVVMGMAGASGVVQFLLGSNSREMIEKADFPVLFIPYTAGFKKIRKIVFATNLDRHELEPLQSLINLANLLDAEITITHITNKEIDRKSKQQHKIDDFMKEVVAKVNHPEIKFEKVWNIDVDHGLEWIIDQQDVDLVAVVHHHHDILKRVFNGSHTQRLSRHIEIPLLVFPPDKKN; this is encoded by the coding sequence ATGAAAAAGATCTTAGTCCCAACTGATTTTTCTATACCAGCCGAAAATGCAGCTCAGTATGCTGTAAAGCTGGCAAAATCCTTAAATGCAGATATTTTATTGTGTAATGCAATAAAGGTGCCCTCCGAAACACCAATAGCTGCACAAGTGGCCTGGCCTTTAATGGATTACTCAACGCTGAAGGAAGAAGCTACAACTGAGCTTGATACACTGGTTGAAAAGCTTTGTAATACTTCCGGTTTGGATGAAGAAGAAAATGTTTGCCCAAGGATAGCATGTGAAAGTAATAAGGGGACTGTTCATGAGGTAGTCGGTAAGCTTGTGAAAGAGCGGGAAATAGACCTGGTGGTCATGGGGATGGCTGGGGCAAGTGGGGTGGTTCAATTCTTATTGGGAAGTAATAGTAGAGAAATGATTGAAAAAGCAGATTTTCCTGTTTTATTTATTCCTTATACTGCTGGTTTTAAGAAGATTCGCAAAATTGTATTTGCGACAAATCTGGACAGACACGAATTGGAGCCTCTGCAATCATTAATTAATCTGGCTAATCTACTGGATGCTGAAATCACAATTACCCATATTACCAATAAAGAAATTGATAGAAAGAGCAAGCAACAGCATAAGATTGATGATTTTATGAAAGAAGTTGTTGCGAAGGTAAATCATCCTGAAATTAAATTTGAAAAGGTGTGGAATATAGATGTTGATCATGGATTAGAATGGATTATTGATCAGCAGGATGTAGACCTGGTAGCTGTTGTTCACCACCACCACGATATTTTAAAAAGAGTATTTAATGGAAGTCATACCCAAAGGCTTTCAAGGCATATAGAAATCCCTCTTTTGGTATTTCCACCAGATAAGAAAAATTAA
- a CDS encoding PAS domain S-box protein — translation MDNLALISILNNAIDGIITVDFIGKIESVNPAACKIFGYTPEEVIGKNISTFMPCTNKLESLSYRQRYLPRIIPDITGITFQVTGLKKDGTVFPFQLATSRFENRGRRIFTCFIHELAGAEKSENKVQAEH, via the coding sequence ATGGACAACCTCGCATTAATCAGCATCCTCAATAATGCAATAGATGGCATTATTACTGTAGATTTTATTGGCAAGATTGAATCTGTAAATCCAGCGGCCTGTAAAATTTTCGGTTATACACCGGAGGAAGTAATCGGAAAAAATATTTCAACGTTTATGCCCTGTACAAATAAATTGGAGTCTCTTAGTTACAGGCAGCGCTATCTGCCACGGATAATCCCGGATATCACAGGCATTACATTTCAAGTAACTGGTTTAAAGAAAGATGGTACAGTTTTTCCCTTTCAATTAGCAACAAGCAGGTTTGAAAATAGAGGAAGAAGGATATTTACCTGCTTTATTCATGAATTAGCAGGTGCTGAAAAATCAGAAAATAAAGTGCAGGCAGAACATTAA
- a CDS encoding acyltransferase family protein, whose protein sequence is MSLTKPLNHSNKVFYIGNIKVLLTLLVVLHHTFIAYGFSGGWYYTEKTTHIGAMVPMTMFVSINQSFFMGFFFLLSAYFTGPSYDKKGASQFMTDRLLRLGIPLLFYSFVLSPFISYLVYYFAKGHRITYLQYLSGYNTWIDFGVLWFVAALLVFTLIYLTGRSLVNITFKKPVPVPGAVAILLFAVLLGIISFLTRIFFPGGWVLKPLGFQLGHFPQYIALFMVGLLAYRNQWFDGLSESTGKRLVWSAWLCLLFFPVFFMIRVKMNIPVAWYSGGFHWQSLFYAVWEQWIGLSILTALLSRAKRSWNTSSPLRGKLSRCLFAVYIFHPLVIVALTLAVRNWAVDPAIKLMLVAPLAVLGSFMLGAFVLLIPGVKRII, encoded by the coding sequence ATGTCCTTAACAAAACCACTCAACCACTCAAACAAGGTATTTTACATCGGCAATATTAAAGTATTGTTAACGCTGCTCGTGGTGCTTCACCACACATTTATTGCTTACGGGTTTTCTGGTGGTTGGTATTATACAGAGAAAACGACTCATATTGGCGCAATGGTTCCTATGACGATGTTTGTAAGTATAAATCAATCTTTCTTTATGGGCTTTTTCTTTTTGCTGTCAGCCTACTTTACAGGCCCTTCTTACGATAAAAAAGGAGCTAGTCAGTTTATGACTGACCGTTTGCTAAGGCTTGGTATTCCGTTACTGTTCTATTCTTTTGTATTATCACCTTTTATCAGTTATCTGGTTTATTATTTCGCGAAAGGACATCGTATCACTTACCTGCAATATTTATCCGGATATAATACCTGGATAGATTTTGGAGTACTGTGGTTTGTGGCTGCTTTATTGGTTTTTACCTTAATCTACCTGACAGGAAGAAGCCTGGTTAATATTACCTTCAAAAAGCCGGTGCCTGTACCGGGGGCTGTGGCTATTCTGCTTTTTGCTGTTTTATTAGGGATAATAAGTTTTTTGACCAGAATATTTTTTCCGGGTGGGTGGGTGCTTAAGCCATTGGGATTTCAATTAGGGCATTTTCCACAATATATTGCATTGTTTATGGTTGGATTGCTGGCCTATCGGAACCAATGGTTTGATGGCTTGTCCGAAAGCACAGGAAAACGTCTTGTATGGTCTGCATGGTTATGCTTATTGTTTTTTCCGGTATTTTTCATGATCAGGGTCAAAATGAATATACCGGTTGCCTGGTACTCTGGCGGGTTTCACTGGCAGTCTTTATTTTACGCTGTATGGGAACAATGGATTGGACTTTCTATCCTGACTGCGCTGCTGAGCAGGGCAAAGCGGTCATGGAATACTTCATCACCGCTGCGTGGCAAGTTATCCCGCTGCTTGTTTGCGGTTTATATTTTTCACCCGCTGGTGATTGTTGCGCTAACTCTTGCGGTAAGAAACTGGGCCGTTGATCCTGCGATCAAGCTTATGCTGGTAGCTCCTTTAGCCGTATTGGGCAGCTTTATGCTCGGAGCATTTGTTTTACTGATTCCGGGAGTGAAAAGGATTATTTAA
- a CDS encoding CPBP family intramembrane glutamic endopeptidase: MRIIENNTELRPFWAKIFNFDWKFGSFLILIICIPRFLLVLDANASGNYSLIGAVMIVSAIAPFIFLSKSGRRKIGIIGTRKYKWILKSLIFGAAASLLLYYLGHILYGISYENWFAYIAKSYKIPKEICGTQKSILFIIMAVTGMTFSPIGEELFFRGIVHSSFAKSLGEKRALLIDGLAFSITHISHFGLVFLNNHFKLYVVPTILWVLSMFLLSLLFYYCKKKTDSLLGPVICHGAFNLGMIYSIFYLL, from the coding sequence ATGAGAATTATTGAGAACAATACTGAACTAAGACCCTTCTGGGCTAAAATTTTTAATTTCGATTGGAAGTTTGGTTCTTTTTTAATCCTTATTATTTGTATTCCCAGGTTCCTGCTTGTTCTTGATGCAAACGCAAGTGGCAACTATAGTTTGATTGGCGCAGTAATGATCGTATCTGCAATTGCACCATTTATCTTTTTAAGTAAAAGCGGCCGAAGGAAAATAGGGATTATAGGAACCCGAAAATATAAGTGGATTTTAAAGTCTCTCATTTTTGGTGCAGCAGCCAGCCTTTTACTTTATTATCTAGGACATATTCTCTATGGTATATCTTATGAAAACTGGTTTGCTTATATCGCAAAATCGTATAAAATCCCAAAAGAAATATGCGGAACGCAAAAAAGCATTCTGTTTATTATTATGGCTGTTACAGGTATGACTTTTAGCCCTATTGGTGAAGAATTGTTCTTTCGGGGAATTGTTCATTCAAGTTTTGCAAAATCTCTGGGAGAAAAACGGGCTTTGCTTATTGATGGTCTTGCCTTTTCTATTACTCATATTTCTCATTTTGGACTTGTTTTCCTAAATAATCACTTTAAATTATATGTGGTTCCAACTATCCTGTGGGTATTGTCTATGTTCCTGTTGAGTTTATTATTTTATTACTGCAAGAAGAAAACAGATTCTCTATTGGGGCCTGTAATCTGTCACGGCGCATTTAATCTGGGAATGATTTACAGTATATTCTACCTTTTATAA
- a CDS encoding FecR family protein: MDNKLTPFNPDWDKILEKLEKNQDAGLELSAEEKNLLKELQGISADAAEALQIYQAFNTDSKWAEFREQVEPEAPSKNPVHEITRQPISLWLKVSAVAAAIFVMTAIGLVFQKGSQQQSVNIFRNDIPAGKNSATLTLDNGKKVLLSEAGSGQFAAEAGVVISKSADGQLIYSENGQHIDASSKMHMLSTVNGESYRLQLPDHSEVWLNAASSIRFPASFAGLKNRSVELKGEAYFEIAKDKKHPFIVKTDQQEVQVLGTHFNINSYQDKQQTSTTLLEGSLRITNKHKKEQLIKPGETSLVNKGTEILISPADLKSAMAWKNGYFRFNGEQIDEVMLKLSRWYDMDIAYQGTLSKEKFSGKISRYKNISEVLNMLSYSNAVRFKVEGRRVTVMQ, from the coding sequence ATGGATAATAAACTCACCCCATTTAATCCTGATTGGGATAAAATTCTGGAAAAACTGGAGAAAAATCAGGATGCTGGTCTGGAGCTTAGTGCTGAAGAAAAAAATCTGCTTAAAGAGCTTCAGGGGATCAGTGCGGATGCTGCAGAAGCTTTACAAATATACCAGGCATTCAATACCGATAGCAAGTGGGCTGAATTCAGGGAACAGGTAGAACCTGAAGCCCCTTCTAAAAATCCTGTCCATGAAATCACTCGTCAGCCCATCAGTTTATGGCTGAAGGTTTCAGCAGTTGCAGCAGCAATATTTGTGATGACTGCCATTGGACTGGTATTTCAGAAAGGCAGTCAGCAGCAATCGGTTAATATTTTTCGCAATGACATTCCAGCGGGTAAAAACTCAGCAACACTAACCCTTGACAACGGTAAGAAAGTTCTGCTTTCGGAAGCCGGCAGCGGACAATTTGCAGCTGAAGCAGGAGTCGTTATCAGCAAGTCAGCAGACGGCCAGTTGATCTATAGTGAAAATGGTCAGCATATTGATGCTTCAAGTAAAATGCACATGCTATCTACGGTAAATGGGGAGAGCTACAGGTTACAACTGCCCGACCACAGTGAAGTCTGGCTGAATGCCGCTTCTTCGATCAGGTTCCCGGCATCTTTTGCCGGTCTGAAGAACCGTAGTGTAGAACTGAAAGGAGAAGCTTACTTTGAAATTGCAAAAGACAAGAAACATCCTTTTATTGTGAAAACAGATCAGCAGGAAGTACAGGTCCTGGGAACGCATTTCAATATCAACAGTTATCAGGATAAACAGCAGACCAGTACTACCCTATTGGAAGGAAGTCTGCGGATTACCAACAAGCATAAAAAAGAACAGCTGATCAAGCCAGGGGAAACTTCGCTCGTGAACAAGGGTACAGAAATCTTGATTTCTCCTGCTGACCTTAAATCGGCAATGGCCTGGAAAAACGGGTACTTCCGGTTTAACGGAGAGCAGATTGATGAAGTTATGCTGAAACTCAGCCGATGGTATGATATGGACATTGCCTATCAGGGAACTCTATCCAAAGAAAAATTCAGCGGGAAAATCTCCCGGTATAAGAATATCAGCGAGGTGTTAAATATGCTCAGCTATTCCAATGCAGTGAGATTTAAAGTGGAAGGAAGGAGGGTGACCGTAATGCAATAA
- a CDS encoding LytTR family DNA-binding domain-containing protein, translating to MEIYINREHLLKDIEYPDRYLPGNLLKTSAVIFSIILLFLLLFKPFGVSAPEQKIDYFLICVFHALSPAIIIYAYFGILNYLRERSQMNSWTLLQEYVQIGIVLLLTGIAGFLMRDLIYQHIDNWSWYYLWEEIRNSLVAGSLFYFVLRIGNFYFQSKKGDPFVLQFIPLHIEPGESAVLSPVFIKTQVKQDDFSLYLGELLFAKAEGNYIELTSYKDARLSTELKRISLTQFDAQISSHPHFFRCHRAYLVNMLQIEKVSGNSQGYVLAFRFTEAKVPVSRAQLSNFNGLYEQLQQQYST from the coding sequence ATGGAAATTTACATTAACAGGGAACATTTATTGAAGGATATTGAATATCCGGATCGTTATCTTCCTGGCAATTTGCTTAAAACTTCGGCTGTTATATTTAGTATTATTCTGTTATTTCTTTTATTGTTTAAGCCCTTTGGCGTGTCTGCGCCGGAACAAAAGATAGACTATTTTCTGATCTGTGTGTTTCATGCATTATCTCCGGCAATAATTATTTATGCTTATTTTGGAATCCTTAACTATTTAAGAGAAAGATCGCAAATGAATAGCTGGACTTTACTTCAGGAGTATGTTCAGATCGGAATTGTCCTGCTCTTAACGGGTATTGCGGGCTTTTTAATGCGTGACTTAATTTATCAGCATATTGATAATTGGTCCTGGTATTATTTGTGGGAAGAAATAAGAAACAGCTTAGTGGCAGGCAGCCTTTTTTATTTTGTTTTGCGAATAGGTAATTTCTATTTTCAATCCAAAAAAGGCGATCCGTTTGTACTTCAATTTATTCCACTGCATATTGAACCGGGGGAATCAGCTGTGTTATCTCCGGTCTTTATTAAAACACAAGTTAAACAGGATGATTTTAGTTTGTATTTAGGCGAACTGCTTTTTGCTAAAGCAGAAGGCAATTATATTGAGCTGACAAGTTATAAAGATGCTCGGCTCAGTACCGAACTTAAAAGAATTTCCCTGACACAGTTTGATGCACAAATTTCCAGTCATCCTCACTTCTTTCGCTGCCACAGAGCTTACCTGGTAAACATGCTCCAGATTGAAAAAGTGTCAGGTAACTCTCAGGGTTATGTACTTGCTTTCAGGTTTACCGAAGCAAAGGTGCCTGTTTCAAGGGCACAGTTAAGCAATTTTAACGGACTTTATGAACAGCTTCAGCAGCAGTATAGTACCTAA
- a CDS encoding ATP-binding protein — MIKRVIRNYRALLATEPKILNKARIRLLTILLLTFIFQRLCLLLFLFHEVPEQFILRTVLFLGVLVAGFAFLFIFGYWKAVAHFFLLSISFLIWSTIIFFDQGLNLVVLQYTLIIISCGYYILGSRWGLVYSLANLLPIIFLLLFSAYTGFNVSYDDQKLNVNIFNFLLVYNFLVLLFTHYYFFNAFKKTNRREQKLKANLKKLLKDAEEIASAKTNFLSKMSHELRTPLNAVVGMANILLMDEVKNSKKENLEVLLFSANNLMFIINEILDFDKLDSGKIILNKQPFRFDALLKNIEAAFRPQAEAKEIVFDIVSDTSINNLEIVEDHNRLSQIFFNLVDNAIKFTPNGSVLLKAEVRLLTTKQLKVLFTIQDTGIGISSIQQKDIFNPYLQKNSSTDRQHYGTGLGLTIANKLLHLHDSNLELLSTEGKGTTLSFELSFEVWNDTSSVPAESQGEHLSDLTALRVLVAEDNAVNILVINKMLNKWNIFPKIVGNGKEALEAVLLTDYDVILMDINMPVMDGFEAAKKIRQLPDEKKSLIHIIAVTASIGGAIESHPGYKYIDDCVLKPFPPQLLKEKLDKLNLLRY, encoded by the coding sequence ATGATTAAACGGGTGATTCGTAATTATCGTGCGCTTTTAGCTACAGAACCTAAAATACTAAATAAAGCAAGGATCAGGCTTTTAACTATATTACTGCTTACTTTTATTTTTCAGCGCTTATGTTTGCTGCTTTTTCTGTTTCATGAAGTTCCTGAGCAATTTATCTTGCGTACTGTTCTATTTCTGGGAGTTTTAGTAGCAGGGTTTGCCTTCTTGTTTATTTTTGGATACTGGAAAGCGGTTGCGCATTTCTTTTTGCTCAGTATCAGCTTTTTGATATGGTCAACCATTATTTTTTTTGATCAGGGTTTGAATTTGGTTGTTTTACAATATACTTTAATCATTATATCTTGTGGTTATTATATATTGGGTTCGAGATGGGGATTGGTTTATTCCCTTGCAAATCTTCTTCCGATTATCTTCCTTTTATTGTTTTCGGCATACACAGGTTTTAATGTTAGCTATGATGATCAGAAGTTAAACGTTAATATTTTTAATTTCCTGCTGGTCTATAACTTTCTGGTACTGCTGTTTACGCATTATTATTTTTTCAATGCGTTCAAAAAAACTAATCGGAGGGAGCAGAAATTGAAGGCTAATTTGAAAAAATTATTAAAAGATGCGGAAGAGATTGCATCTGCCAAGACTAACTTCCTTTCTAAAATGTCTCATGAGCTGCGGACACCACTAAATGCTGTTGTTGGTATGGCTAATATACTTTTGATGGATGAAGTGAAAAACAGCAAGAAAGAGAACCTTGAGGTTTTGTTGTTTTCAGCGAATAACCTCATGTTTATTATTAATGAAATTTTAGATTTTGACAAACTTGATTCTGGGAAAATCATTCTCAATAAACAACCTTTCCGTTTTGATGCTTTACTTAAAAATATAGAAGCTGCTTTCAGACCGCAAGCGGAGGCAAAAGAAATCGTTTTCGATATTGTCAGCGATACTTCTATAAACAATCTTGAAATCGTTGAAGATCATAACCGCCTTTCTCAAATCTTTTTTAATCTGGTTGACAATGCCATTAAATTTACGCCAAATGGATCTGTTTTACTGAAGGCTGAAGTCAGGTTACTGACCACAAAACAGCTGAAGGTTTTATTTACAATTCAAGATACAGGTATAGGCATTTCTTCCATACAGCAAAAGGATATTTTTAATCCATATTTACAGAAAAATAGTTCAACAGACCGGCAGCATTACGGTACAGGTTTAGGATTGACGATAGCTAATAAATTGCTGCATCTTCATGACAGTAATTTAGAATTACTCAGCACTGAAGGGAAAGGCACAACTTTGAGTTTTGAATTGAGTTTTGAAGTATGGAATGACACGAGTTCAGTTCCTGCTGAGAGCCAGGGGGAGCATCTTTCAGATTTGACTGCACTAAGAGTTTTGGTTGCTGAAGATAATGCTGTAAATATTCTGGTTATCAATAAAATGTTGAATAAATGGAATATCTTCCCAAAAATAGTTGGGAATGGAAAGGAAGCTTTAGAAGCCGTTTTGCTAACAGATTACGATGTGATCTTAATGGATATAAATATGCCGGTTATGGATGGATTTGAGGCTGCAAAGAAAATCAGACAATTACCGGACGAGAAAAAATCATTGATTCATATTATAGCCGTAACAGCTTCTATAGGTGGAGCAATTGAAAGTCATCCTGGTTATAAATACATTGATGATTGTGTCCTTAAGCCATTTCCTCCGCAGCTGCTAAAGGAGAAACTGGATAAATTAAATCTTTTAAGGTATTGA
- a CDS encoding universal stress protein: MRKINKKSILVLTDFSGYAKNAAESAMSLADKMKMDIILCNIYPVPAVRSSAEILFPTGYEDIAKQQSIDSLKIEKIRLQSILKRDTDISRIPGLTIIDEDHTFSTIANLIKKEKNITMVTIGTRHHQGNEFLFGGGINTIVNKSNCPVLLISEKVLTDAIKTIIFATDLAIEDIKQLKLLTEKADLFKSHIHVCHISPPTPIVIDFNEEYHLSEFIQEMGKLTFKKISFKNIQGKNIIQDLIEFEEETHADLLVLIHKKHSFLWKLFHESKIKRLVTNQKSPLLILPG, encoded by the coding sequence ATGAGAAAGATCAATAAGAAAAGTATTTTAGTTTTAACTGACTTTTCCGGGTACGCCAAAAATGCGGCAGAATCTGCAATGAGTCTGGCTGACAAAATGAAAATGGATATTATATTGTGTAATATTTATCCTGTGCCTGCAGTACGATCTTCAGCGGAAATCCTTTTTCCAACTGGATATGAGGATATTGCAAAACAGCAAAGTATTGATAGCCTTAAAATTGAAAAAATAAGACTTCAGTCCATTTTAAAAAGGGACACTGATATCTCCAGAATACCAGGTTTAACAATTATAGATGAAGACCACACTTTCTCCACCATAGCAAACTTAATCAAAAAGGAGAAAAATATAACGATGGTAACTATAGGCACCCGTCATCATCAAGGTAACGAATTCCTATTTGGTGGAGGTATCAATACTATTGTCAATAAAAGTAATTGTCCTGTGCTGTTGATCTCTGAAAAAGTGCTAACTGATGCTATAAAAACTATAATCTTTGCAACAGACCTTGCAATTGAAGATATAAAACAATTAAAACTTCTAACAGAAAAGGCTGATTTGTTTAAATCTCATATTCACGTCTGTCATATCTCGCCTCCAACTCCGATTGTAATTGATTTTAATGAAGAATATCATCTATCTGAATTCATTCAGGAAATGGGTAAACTGACCTTCAAAAAAATATCTTTTAAAAATATACAAGGAAAGAATATTATTCAGGATCTCATAGAATTTGAAGAAGAAACACATGCTGATCTTCTTGTGCTAATCCATAAAAAACATTCTTTTTTGTGGAAACTATTTCATGAAAGCAAGATTAAAAGATTAGTTACAAATCAGAAATCACCGTTATTAATTTTACCCGGTTAA
- a CDS encoding L,D-transpeptidase family protein — MENNRLKHVNDTVAIAKAIHEQLRNNKNDLYYPETVKRFYTKTDYKLLWVLPDTVKNHTWEAMLMLDCVLQFGLNHADFHPEKLLFDKLHKLIDHYDTISYTEKAKFDVLLTDAMITFMNQLHYGKLNPDYPARKIDREKVDFRADQALFNAFQSKEFMSAVVDAQPRSRRYRALQEQMRLMTGQYVGDCYEVPEGQIKKVAINMERLRWINMNEDRFIEVNIPSSMLSVHESDTVYNFKVVVGRPAHPTPILQSTIGYLMTTTRQKSNYTAASASIDFCFPNTFDIGLYGTAGKKLFEKNDRAFSNGNIWVENAGKLAALLLKKEKDISKMALMYKAIKNGEIRTFSLKKTMPIKVIYITSEVKNGVIVTYPDLYNLDKSMEKALYSVNPILTIVK; from the coding sequence TTGGAAAATAACAGACTGAAGCATGTCAATGACACTGTTGCCATAGCAAAAGCAATACATGAACAACTTAGAAATAATAAGAATGACCTGTATTATCCCGAAACTGTAAAAAGGTTTTATACAAAGACTGATTATAAACTTTTATGGGTATTACCAGACACAGTAAAAAATCATACCTGGGAAGCTATGCTGATGTTGGACTGTGTTTTGCAATTTGGATTAAATCATGCAGATTTTCATCCGGAAAAATTATTGTTTGACAAGTTGCATAAGTTGATTGATCATTATGATACCATAAGTTATACAGAGAAGGCAAAGTTCGATGTGTTATTAACTGATGCCATGATCACTTTTATGAATCAGTTACATTATGGGAAACTTAATCCGGATTATCCCGCAAGAAAGATTGATAGAGAAAAGGTAGACTTTAGGGCTGATCAAGCTCTTTTTAATGCATTTCAAAGTAAAGAATTTATGAGTGCCGTTGTGGATGCTCAGCCCAGGTCACGCCGTTATCGCGCTCTTCAGGAACAGATGCGTTTAATGACCGGACAATATGTTGGTGATTGTTATGAAGTTCCCGAAGGACAGATCAAAAAGGTTGCCATCAATATGGAGCGTTTACGCTGGATCAATATGAATGAAGATAGATTTATTGAGGTCAATATACCTTCTTCTATGTTATCTGTTCATGAAAGTGATACGGTTTATAACTTCAAAGTAGTGGTTGGCCGCCCGGCACATCCTACTCCAATATTGCAGAGTACTATTGGTTATCTGATGACTACAACACGACAAAAAAGTAATTACACTGCTGCATCAGCATCTATTGATTTTTGTTTCCCCAATACTTTTGATATCGGGCTATATGGTACTGCCGGAAAAAAACTATTTGAGAAAAATGACCGTGCTTTTAGCAATGGAAATATATGGGTTGAAAATGCTGGAAAGCTTGCTGCGTTATTATTAAAGAAGGAAAAAGACATTTCTAAAATGGCCTTAATGTATAAAGCGATTAAGAATGGTGAAATCAGGACTTTCAGTCTGAAAAAGACAATGCCGATCAAAGTAATTTATATTACCAGTGAGGTAAAGAATGGGGTAATAGTGACTTATCCAGATTTGTATAACCTGGATAAGTCTATGGAAAAAGCCTTATATAGTGTCAATCCGATTTTAACAATTGTGAAGTGA
- a CDS encoding universal stress protein, producing the protein MKTFNLEGSLAENIQSVVKEKKIYMIVMGGHNKKVEDFIFGSDIFDVIHKARCPILILPEPA; encoded by the coding sequence ATTAAAACATTCAATTTAGAGGGTTCACTGGCAGAAAATATTCAGTCCGTTGTAAAAGAAAAAAAAATCTATATGATTGTTATGGGTGGACACAATAAGAAGGTTGAAGATTTTATTTTTGGAAGTGATATTTTTGATGTTATCCATAAGGCACGCTGTCCAATTCTGATTCTTCCTGAGCCTGCTTAA